A part of Thermocrinis albus DSM 14484 genomic DNA contains:
- a CDS encoding class I SAM-dependent methyltransferase — MGHKFDMNKLKKLDDPERLKVFDASTKLKEFGLRAGMVVLDVGTGAGFYIPYLSEAVGEKGKVYAIDIAEEAVRYAADKVRDLGLKNVEVLKSEENSVPLPDNSVDFVFMAFVFHELDDPVRFLKELCRVAKPNAYLALIDWKKEERDKGPPPEEVYSEWEVGLLLEEAGLRVGRVIEVSPYAFGFYAMFPEDCHLR, encoded by the coding sequence ATGGGACACAAGTTTGATATGAACAAACTCAAGAAGCTGGATGATCCAGAAAGGTTAAAGGTTTTTGACGCATCCACAAAGCTGAAAGAGTTTGGTCTGCGAGCCGGTATGGTGGTACTGGATGTAGGGACAGGAGCAGGCTTTTACATCCCTTACCTCTCTGAGGCGGTAGGAGAAAAAGGCAAAGTCTATGCTATAGACATAGCCGAGGAGGCTGTCAGATACGCTGCAGACAAGGTTAGAGATCTGGGACTAAAGAACGTGGAAGTTTTAAAGTCAGAGGAGAACAGTGTCCCTCTACCTGACAACTCGGTAGACTTTGTGTTTATGGCCTTTGTGTTCCACGAACTGGATGATCCGGTGAGGTTTCTTAAAGAACTCTGCCGCGTAGCCAAGCCCAACGCCTACCTTGCCCTCATAGACTGGAAGAAAGAGGAGAGAGACAAAGGTCCTCCCCCAGAGGAGGTTTATTCAGAGTGGGAGGTTGGCTTGCTTTTGGAAGAGGCAGGATTGAGGGTAGGTAGGGTTATAGAAGTCTCACCTTACGCTTTCGGTTTTTACGCTATGTTTCCCGAAGACTGCCACCTGCGATAG
- the hfq gene encoding RNA chaperone Hfq, which translates to MPYKLQEAFLNTARKRRIKLTVYLINGVRLQGRVRSFDIYTILLEDGRQQILVYKHAISTIIPAERMEIEFEEEGVPGQA; encoded by the coding sequence ATGCCTTACAAACTGCAGGAAGCCTTCCTTAACACTGCGAGAAAGAGGAGGATCAAACTCACTGTGTATCTAATAAATGGCGTGAGGTTACAGGGAAGAGTAAGGTCCTTCGACATATACACCATACTGCTGGAGGACGGAAGACAGCAGATCCTTGTGTACAAACACGCCATAAGCACTATAATCCCAGCGGAGCGTATGGAGATAGAGTTCGAAGAGGAAGGAGTACCGGGGCAGGCGTGA
- the uvrB gene encoding excinuclease ABC subunit UvrB, protein MKVKEGFLLKTDLKPAGDQPKAIKQLLENLEKGVKEQVLLGATGTGKTFTIANVIAQYNKPTLIVVHNKILAAQLYRELKELFPDNAVEYFISYYDYYQPEAYIPEKDLYIEKDASINEILERYRHSATVSVLERRDVIVVASVSCIYGLGSPDSYYSMRIPIEVGDRISITKLTRKLVEIGYQRNDYSIKRAVFSVKGNALEIIPSDAEDRLVRIEFWDDEVESIKILDAINRHVIDSVNRVVLFPASHYVAPRDRIEEALKEIEKDLHERVEWFRKRGRHVEAQRLYQRTMHDIEMIRELGHCKGIENYSRYFDGRKPGEPPFTLLDYFPKDFLLIIDESHVTLPQIRAMYNGDRSRKEKLVEYGWRLPSALDNRPLTFQEFLERINQVIYVSATPGEWELERSKGAVVEQIVRPTGLLDPEVEVRSTQGQLEDLVKEIQIRKKRGERALVLTTTKRLAEEVAEYLNDRKIKAKYMHSDQDAIERAKIIKELREGSIDAIVGVNLLREGLDLPEVSLVAILEADKEGFLRSYTSLIQTIGRAARNINGKAILYADRITPSMQRAIEETNRRRRIQQQYNQEHGITPKSITKPVKELLAIEELDYVKLPTHLPKGIKTEEDILEKIAKLEKEMWECAKRWEFEKAAQLRDEIKKLRDLLNLV, encoded by the coding sequence ATGAAGGTAAAGGAAGGGTTCCTCCTGAAAACAGATCTCAAACCGGCTGGTGATCAACCTAAGGCCATAAAACAGCTTCTGGAAAACTTGGAGAAGGGTGTAAAGGAACAAGTACTTCTGGGAGCTACCGGAACCGGTAAAACCTTCACTATAGCCAACGTGATAGCTCAGTATAACAAACCTACCCTTATAGTAGTCCACAACAAGATCCTTGCAGCACAGCTCTACAGGGAGTTAAAGGAGCTCTTTCCTGATAACGCCGTCGAGTACTTTATATCTTACTACGACTACTACCAACCTGAGGCCTACATACCTGAAAAAGATCTTTACATAGAGAAAGATGCCTCCATCAACGAGATTTTGGAAAGATACCGGCACTCCGCCACCGTGTCAGTTCTGGAAAGAAGGGACGTGATAGTGGTGGCTTCCGTTTCTTGCATATACGGTTTGGGATCACCTGACTCTTACTACTCTATGCGCATACCCATAGAGGTGGGGGACAGAATAAGTATCACTAAGCTCACCAGAAAATTGGTGGAGATAGGTTACCAGCGCAACGATTACTCCATAAAGAGAGCTGTGTTCTCTGTAAAAGGCAACGCTCTTGAGATCATACCCTCTGACGCGGAAGACAGGCTTGTACGCATAGAGTTCTGGGACGACGAAGTGGAAAGTATCAAGATCCTGGACGCCATCAACAGACACGTTATTGATAGTGTCAACAGAGTGGTACTGTTCCCTGCATCCCACTACGTAGCTCCACGGGACAGAATAGAGGAAGCCTTGAAGGAGATAGAAAAGGACCTACACGAGAGGGTAGAGTGGTTCAGGAAGAGAGGCAGGCATGTAGAGGCTCAACGCCTCTACCAGAGAACCATGCATGACATAGAGATGATAAGAGAACTCGGACATTGCAAAGGCATAGAGAACTACTCCCGTTACTTTGACGGAAGAAAACCTGGTGAACCTCCCTTCACCTTACTGGACTACTTCCCCAAGGACTTTCTCCTCATTATAGACGAGTCTCATGTTACCTTACCCCAAATAAGGGCTATGTACAACGGAGACAGGTCCAGAAAGGAAAAACTGGTGGAGTACGGATGGAGACTTCCCTCCGCTCTTGACAACAGACCTCTCACCTTTCAGGAGTTTTTGGAGAGGATAAACCAGGTGATATACGTTTCCGCAACACCAGGTGAGTGGGAGTTGGAAAGAAGTAAGGGCGCTGTGGTGGAACAGATAGTGAGGCCAACGGGTCTGTTGGATCCTGAAGTAGAAGTAAGAAGCACTCAGGGTCAACTGGAGGATCTGGTGAAGGAGATCCAGATACGGAAGAAGAGGGGAGAGAGAGCTCTTGTTCTGACTACCACCAAAAGACTGGCAGAAGAAGTGGCTGAGTACCTCAACGATAGAAAGATAAAGGCCAAGTACATGCATTCTGATCAGGATGCCATAGAGAGAGCCAAGATAATAAAGGAGCTGAGGGAAGGTAGCATAGACGCTATAGTGGGTGTAAACCTCTTGAGAGAAGGTTTAGACCTTCCGGAGGTTTCCTTAGTGGCCATACTGGAAGCCGATAAGGAGGGCTTTCTGAGAAGTTACACGTCCCTCATACAGACTATAGGGCGGGCTGCGAGAAACATAAACGGTAAGGCCATCCTCTATGCTGACAGAATAACACCATCCATGCAGAGAGCTATAGAGGAGACCAACAGACGTAGACGCATACAACAGCAGTATAACCAAGAGCACGGCATAACACCTAAAAGCATTACCAAACCTGTGAAAGAACTCCTTGCCATAGAGGAGTTGGACTACGTAAAACTTCCTACCCATCTACCTAAGGGTATTAAGACAGAGGAGGATATTCTGGAGAAGATAGCGAAGCTGGAAAAAGAGATGTGGGAATGTGCAAAAAGGTGGGAGTTTGAGAAAGCTGCCCAGCTTAGGGACGAGATAAAGAAACTGAGGGATCTATTAAATCTGGTATAA
- a CDS encoding ADP-ribosylglycohydrolase family protein, which yields MSTLLESKFVGTLLGGAIGDALGKDVEDLTEEEVRDLYGGRIENYVGPNPGETSDETTISLLLLESILSRKRIDPYDFFQRLYSWRLQEEKHRYPDPALLTAIDLLSAGVSLTEAGFYSCSVEGILRCTVVGLYHFNSPYVAAEGGRLVSLITHRSKEIYDTSAMLSAFVSYLVSQDSCSLSWEEALSLLHEIKSFARYPQHAKVIDRVVDLLSEGADLEDAIKTLGNSTHVLEAFPLSLFIFVRRIGEPLEALYDAVNCYGPFGGDTDAVGYLVGSYLGALHGDEIFPRHLVENLKDLSYYINSARALYQLTLNQLNI from the coding sequence ATGAGTACCCTCCTAGAAAGTAAGTTCGTAGGTACTCTTTTAGGTGGGGCCATAGGAGACGCTCTTGGTAAAGATGTGGAAGATCTAACAGAGGAGGAGGTGCGTGACCTTTACGGAGGTAGGATAGAGAACTACGTGGGACCAAATCCGGGGGAAACCTCCGATGAAACCACCATCAGCCTCCTCCTCCTGGAGAGTATACTCAGTAGGAAGAGAATAGATCCTTACGACTTCTTTCAGAGGCTTTACAGCTGGAGGCTACAGGAGGAAAAGCACAGATACCCCGATCCAGCTCTTCTCACAGCCATAGATCTTCTTTCCGCAGGGGTGAGTCTTACAGAGGCAGGCTTTTACTCATGCTCCGTAGAAGGTATCCTAAGATGTACCGTGGTGGGACTATACCATTTCAACTCGCCCTACGTGGCCGCAGAAGGTGGTAGGCTCGTATCTCTCATAACTCACAGAAGCAAGGAGATTTACGATACATCAGCTATGCTGTCCGCCTTTGTTTCTTACTTGGTGTCTCAGGACTCCTGTTCTCTTTCTTGGGAGGAGGCTTTATCTCTCCTTCATGAGATCAAAAGCTTTGCCCGTTATCCCCAGCACGCTAAGGTGATAGACAGGGTGGTAGATCTTCTTTCAGAAGGTGCTGATCTAGAAGATGCCATAAAGACTCTGGGTAATTCCACCCACGTGTTAGAGGCCTTTCCTCTCTCCCTTTTCATCTTCGTGAGGAGGATAGGGGAACCCTTGGAAGCACTGTACGATGCGGTAAACTGCTATGGACCCTTTGGAGGAGATACCGATGCGGTGGGGTATTTGGTGGGATCTTACTTGGGAGCTCTCCACGGTGACGAGATCTTCCCACGGCATCTTGTTGAAAACCTAAAAGATCTCAGCTATTATATTAATAGCGCACGTGCTCTTTACCAACTTACCCTTAATCAGCTGAATATATGA
- a CDS encoding rod shape-determining protein, which produces MLKGIMKLLGIFSNNLGIDLGTANTVVYMEGKGIVLYEPSIVSIDTRTGKVLAVGKEAKEMLGKTPEHIQTIRPLKDGVITDFEATKVMLSYFIRKALGSGILKPKPRVVIGVPSGVTQVEKRAVLDAAKSAGAREVFLIAEPMAAALGAGLPVEEPVGNMIVDIGGGTTEIAVISLAGIVVSTSIRIAGDEMTEAIIQYIKKRFHLLIGEQTAEKIKVELGSAIMEDDEREMEIRGRDMTGLPKTIRVTNRDITEALEDVINAIINAIRGTLEKTPPELASDIADRGIVLAGGGSLLRNMDVRVKRETGIDARYCEDPLTAVARGVGLVLDKLDLIRKVAME; this is translated from the coding sequence ATGTTAAAGGGGATAATGAAGCTGTTGGGAATATTCTCCAACAACCTCGGTATAGACTTGGGTACCGCCAACACCGTTGTGTATATGGAAGGTAAGGGCATAGTTCTTTACGAACCTTCCATAGTGTCTATAGACACTCGCACCGGAAAGGTGCTGGCGGTAGGGAAAGAAGCCAAGGAGATGCTGGGTAAGACGCCCGAACACATTCAGACCATAAGGCCTCTCAAGGACGGTGTCATCACCGATTTTGAGGCCACAAAGGTCATGCTGTCTTACTTTATAAGGAAGGCTTTGGGGAGTGGTATATTGAAACCAAAACCACGGGTGGTGATAGGTGTGCCTTCTGGCGTTACGCAAGTGGAGAAAAGGGCCGTTCTGGATGCTGCAAAAAGCGCAGGCGCTAGGGAGGTCTTCCTCATCGCGGAGCCTATGGCTGCAGCTCTGGGAGCTGGCCTTCCAGTAGAGGAACCGGTAGGTAACATGATAGTGGACATAGGGGGTGGAACTACCGAGATAGCTGTTATATCACTGGCGGGAATAGTGGTATCCACTTCCATAAGGATAGCGGGGGACGAGATGACAGAGGCGATAATACAGTACATAAAGAAGAGGTTTCACCTTCTGATAGGAGAGCAGACCGCTGAAAAAATTAAGGTTGAACTAGGAAGTGCCATAATGGAGGATGATGAGAGAGAGATGGAAATAAGGGGAAGGGATATGACGGGCCTTCCGAAGACTATACGTGTCACCAACAGGGATATTACAGAAGCTCTTGAGGATGTCATCAATGCCATAATAAACGCTATAAGAGGCACGTTGGAGAAAACGCCACCGGAGTTGGCTTCTGATATAGCGGACAGGGGTATAGTACTGGCGGGGGGTGGTTCTCTCCTCCGAAACATGGACGTGCGTGTAAAAAGGGAAACAGGTATAGATGCAAGATACTGTGAGGATCCCCTCACCGCGGTGGCCAGAGGTGTGGGTCTCGTGCTGGATAAACTGGATCTGATAAGGAAGGTTGCCATGGAATGA
- the tkt gene encoding transketolase: MSRDEIIINTIRFLSVDQVEKAKSGHPGMPLGASHILFLIYDRFMKFNPKNPQWINRDRFVLSAGHGSAMLYSLLFVMGYDLTLEDLKSFRQLNSKTPGHPESFLTPGVEATTGPLGQGIGNAVGMALAERYLASLFNREGFPIIDHYTFAVVSDGDLMEGVSCEVGQLAGHLGLHKLVVIWDNNGVSIDGPTSLAWSENVLKRFEAFGWYVDHVEEGYDLEKLEQAIRRALSQKDKPSFISVRTHLAYGSPKQDDASAHGAPLGREAVLETKRRFNWPQEEFYVPEEVWHYREERIRLGEKQEEEWRKLWNQYRENYPQLAQQLERAFRKDWDTSYLEKLPVFTESMATRQASGKTLQVLAEYIPTMLGGSADLSESNNTYLYGKGDMARDNPTGRNIHYGVREHAMGTVMNGMAYHGGILPYGGTFLVFSDYMRPSIRMAALSKLQVIYVFTHDSIGLGEDGPTHQPVEHLSSLRLIPNLWVIRPADANEVPVAWDMAINRKDGPTAIILSRQKLPIIDRTKYASVEGVRRGAYVLADTEGEPDILLMASGSEVHPCLEAKELLEKEGIKVRVINMVSFEVFEEQPISYKEEVLPPSVKKRVAVEAGSPHLWYRYVGEEGLVIGMVSFGKSAPGDVLMREFGFTGEAIANRVKKFLVGV; this comes from the coding sequence ATGAGTAGGGATGAGATTATCATAAACACCATACGATTTCTTAGTGTAGATCAGGTGGAGAAGGCAAAGTCAGGACATCCGGGAATGCCTTTGGGTGCAAGTCACATACTCTTTCTTATATACGATAGGTTCATGAAGTTTAACCCTAAGAATCCTCAATGGATCAACAGGGATAGGTTCGTTCTCTCTGCAGGGCACGGTAGTGCCATGCTTTACTCTCTCCTTTTTGTGATGGGATACGATCTTACACTGGAAGACTTAAAAAGCTTCAGGCAGCTTAACAGTAAGACTCCCGGTCACCCGGAGAGTTTTCTGACACCCGGCGTGGAGGCTACCACGGGACCTCTGGGACAGGGTATAGGTAATGCGGTGGGTATGGCTCTGGCGGAACGTTATCTTGCCTCCCTCTTCAACAGAGAAGGTTTCCCCATAATAGACCACTACACCTTTGCGGTGGTGAGTGACGGAGATTTGATGGAGGGTGTTTCTTGCGAAGTAGGGCAGTTGGCGGGTCATCTTGGACTGCACAAACTGGTGGTTATATGGGACAACAACGGAGTGTCCATAGATGGTCCCACATCTCTTGCTTGGTCCGAAAATGTTCTGAAGAGGTTCGAAGCTTTTGGTTGGTATGTGGATCATGTGGAAGAGGGTTACGATCTGGAAAAACTGGAACAGGCTATAAGGAGAGCTCTATCCCAGAAAGACAAACCTTCCTTCATATCTGTAAGGACCCACTTAGCTTATGGAAGCCCCAAACAGGACGATGCTTCCGCTCACGGAGCTCCCCTCGGAAGGGAGGCTGTGCTGGAAACCAAGAGGAGGTTCAACTGGCCACAGGAGGAGTTTTACGTACCGGAGGAGGTCTGGCACTACAGGGAGGAACGAATCCGACTGGGAGAAAAGCAAGAGGAGGAGTGGAGAAAACTCTGGAACCAGTATAGGGAGAATTATCCTCAGTTAGCACAACAGCTAGAGAGAGCCTTCAGGAAGGACTGGGATACCTCTTATCTGGAAAAGCTCCCTGTCTTTACGGAAAGCATGGCCACAAGACAGGCCAGCGGTAAAACTCTGCAGGTGCTGGCCGAGTATATACCCACCATGCTGGGCGGCTCTGCAGACCTCTCTGAGTCCAACAACACTTATCTCTACGGTAAGGGTGATATGGCACGGGACAATCCTACGGGAAGGAACATACACTACGGAGTCAGAGAACACGCTATGGGCACCGTAATGAACGGTATGGCTTACCACGGTGGTATACTGCCTTACGGTGGGACGTTTCTCGTGTTCTCCGACTACATGAGACCTTCCATAAGGATGGCTGCCCTGTCTAAGCTTCAGGTGATATATGTCTTTACTCACGACTCTATAGGTTTAGGTGAAGATGGTCCCACACATCAACCTGTGGAACACCTCTCCTCTTTAAGGCTCATACCAAACCTTTGGGTTATAAGGCCTGCCGATGCCAACGAAGTTCCCGTAGCGTGGGACATGGCCATTAACAGGAAGGATGGTCCTACAGCCATAATTCTCAGCCGGCAGAAACTACCTATAATAGACAGAACCAAGTATGCATCTGTGGAAGGCGTGAGAAGGGGCGCCTACGTCCTTGCCGATACGGAAGGTGAGCCGGACATACTGCTGATGGCATCCGGTTCCGAAGTTCACCCATGCCTGGAAGCCAAGGAGCTGTTGGAAAAGGAAGGTATAAAGGTTAGGGTGATCAACATGGTCAGCTTTGAAGTTTTTGAGGAACAGCCTATCTCATACAAGGAGGAGGTTCTTCCTCCTTCGGTGAAGAAGAGGGTGGCGGTGGAAGCCGGAAGCCCTCACCTGTGGTACAGGTATGTGGGTGAGGAAGGTCTGGTGATAGGTATGGTCAGTTTTGGTAAATCCGCTCCCGGAGATGTCCTGATGAGAGAGTTCGGTTTTACTGGAGAGGCCATAGCCAACAGGGTGAAGAAATTTCTGGTAGGGGTGTGA
- a CDS encoding ubiquitin-like small modifier protein 1, with protein MAVTVRIPTPLRRITNGQGEVQVSANSIKEAIEKLEELYPGIKERLLDEKGELRRFVNLYLNDEDIRFLKGLDTELKDGDVLSIVPAIAGGSLRET; from the coding sequence ATGGCGGTGACGGTGAGGATACCCACACCTCTTCGCAGGATAACCAACGGACAAGGAGAGGTACAGGTCTCTGCCAACAGTATAAAGGAGGCTATAGAGAAACTGGAGGAGCTGTATCCGGGTATCAAGGAGAGACTTTTGGACGAAAAGGGGGAGTTGCGTAGATTCGTGAACCTTTATCTTAACGATGAGGATATACGCTTCCTGAAGGGATTGGACACGGAGCTAAAGGACGGTGATGTCCTGTCTATAGTGCCAGCTATCGCAGGTGGCAGTCTTCGGGAAACATAG
- a CDS encoding (2Fe-2S) ferredoxin domain-containing protein: MQFRHVFVCVQQRPPGHPMGSCSDRGSRDVLQRLMEKVQFDPELFMSTMVTPTGCLNACGAGPIVVVYPEGVWYGNVRPEDVDEIVEKHLKGNEPVERLVLSKGKPPGMF; this comes from the coding sequence ATGCAGTTTAGACACGTGTTTGTGTGTGTACAGCAGAGACCCCCAGGACATCCTATGGGATCCTGTTCCGACAGAGGCAGCAGGGATGTTCTTCAGCGCCTTATGGAGAAGGTACAGTTTGATCCCGAACTCTTTATGAGCACCATGGTCACACCTACAGGTTGTCTGAACGCCTGTGGTGCTGGACCTATTGTGGTGGTATACCCAGAGGGAGTGTGGTACGGCAACGTGAGACCTGAGGACGTGGATGAGATAGTGGAGAAACACCTTAAGGGTAATGAACCTGTAGAAAGGCTTGTTCTTTCAAAGGGAAAGCCACCGGGTATGTTTTAA
- the glmU gene encoding bifunctional UDP-N-acetylglucosamine diphosphorylase/glucosamine-1-phosphate N-acetyltransferase GlmU, which translates to MRGLVLAAGLGTRFKSEKPKVLYPILGKPMVWYAVSALEDAGIKEIALVVSDVSREVMNLLGNNYRYFMQSNPKGGTADAVISALDFWRDYDGYLLVINGDTPAVKASTLKSMVRYLNLVKEYEGVRLSALLLSSFLPDPTGYGRVIKDEKGNVIKVVEEKDASAEEKLVNEINGGVYLFYCPHLLEVIFHIKPSRMTGELYLTEVFHLMYQKGYVVRSFMAEDPSEIMGVNDRWDLAVVENVLRLRILQKWAKEGNTVHQPESVYIEPDVKLEGDVEIEALVSLKGNTVLKRGCKVGKGSVIENSILEENVVVEPYSVIKNSHIKKGAIVGPFAHVRDNSVIGEASHIGNFVEVKKSSIGKEVKAKHLAYIGDAFVGDLTNIGAGVVFANYDGKRKYETYVGKGAFIGSNSLLIAPIKLGDYSYVAGGSVINKNVEEGDLAIGRARMRVIKGKGKEKLLDDQLKER; encoded by the coding sequence ATGAGGGGTTTAGTGCTGGCTGCAGGTCTCGGCACGAGGTTTAAAAGTGAAAAACCTAAGGTTCTTTATCCCATCTTGGGAAAACCTATGGTGTGGTATGCGGTAAGCGCCTTGGAAGATGCAGGTATAAAGGAGATAGCTCTCGTGGTAAGCGATGTATCCCGTGAGGTGATGAACCTCTTAGGAAATAATTACCGTTACTTTATGCAGAGCAATCCTAAAGGTGGTACCGCCGATGCGGTTATCTCCGCCCTAGATTTCTGGAGAGACTACGACGGTTATCTTCTGGTTATAAACGGAGACACACCCGCCGTTAAGGCCAGCACTCTGAAAAGCATGGTGCGTTACCTCAATTTGGTGAAAGAGTACGAAGGTGTTAGGTTGAGCGCTCTCCTTCTTTCCTCCTTTCTACCGGATCCTACGGGTTATGGAAGAGTGATAAAGGACGAAAAGGGTAACGTTATAAAGGTAGTGGAGGAGAAAGATGCTTCCGCAGAGGAGAAGTTAGTGAACGAGATAAACGGAGGTGTTTACCTCTTTTACTGTCCGCACCTTTTGGAGGTTATCTTTCACATAAAACCCAGCCGGATGACGGGAGAGCTTTACCTTACTGAGGTCTTTCACCTCATGTATCAGAAGGGATATGTGGTGAGGAGTTTTATGGCAGAGGACCCATCGGAGATAATGGGAGTAAACGACAGGTGGGACCTGGCGGTGGTGGAAAACGTCCTAAGACTTAGGATCCTCCAAAAGTGGGCTAAGGAAGGAAACACCGTTCATCAACCGGAGAGCGTTTATATAGAGCCTGATGTGAAGTTAGAGGGGGATGTGGAGATAGAGGCTCTTGTGTCCCTCAAGGGTAACACTGTTTTAAAGAGGGGATGCAAGGTGGGAAAGGGCTCCGTCATAGAAAACTCCATTTTGGAAGAGAACGTGGTTGTGGAACCCTACTCCGTCATTAAAAACTCCCATATCAAGAAAGGTGCCATCGTGGGACCCTTTGCTCACGTGAGGGATAACAGTGTGATAGGTGAAGCCTCCCACATAGGTAACTTTGTGGAGGTGAAAAAGTCCAGTATAGGGAAGGAGGTAAAAGCTAAACATCTTGCCTACATAGGAGATGCCTTCGTGGGAGACCTCACCAACATAGGGGCAGGTGTGGTGTTTGCCAACTATGACGGAAAGAGGAAGTATGAGACCTATGTAGGAAAAGGTGCTTTTATCGGCAGCAACTCTCTTCTCATAGCACCCATCAAATTGGGTGACTATAGCTA
- a CDS encoding zinc metalloprotease HtpX encodes MGYMVRSVILLGLLTGIFLAVGHLIAGKTGMLIALLLAGVMNFIAYWFSDKIVLAMYGAREITPEEAPWLHRIVEDLAQRAGIPKPKVYLVPMEQPNAFATGRGPSSSAVAVTSGILQLLDEEELRGVLAHEIGHIKNRDVLVATMAATIAGAISYLVNMLQWSLLLGHSRENENNSGALGILPAILMIIVTPIIATIIQLAISRSREYLADETGAKICGCPLALARALEKIHNYVYSIPAEVNQGTAHLFIENPLSGQGIWELFSTHPSTEKRIERLHELARRMGVYS; translated from the coding sequence ATGGGTTACATGGTAAGGAGTGTTATACTGCTAGGTCTTCTTACCGGTATATTCCTGGCTGTGGGTCATCTGATAGCGGGTAAAACTGGTATGTTGATAGCCTTACTGCTAGCTGGCGTTATGAACTTCATAGCTTATTGGTTCTCCGACAAAATAGTACTGGCCATGTACGGAGCGAGGGAGATAACTCCTGAGGAAGCGCCGTGGCTTCACAGGATAGTGGAGGATTTAGCTCAGAGAGCCGGAATTCCCAAGCCTAAGGTGTATTTGGTTCCTATGGAACAACCCAACGCCTTCGCCACAGGTAGGGGTCCGTCTTCTTCCGCTGTAGCTGTCACCTCAGGCATACTACAGCTTTTAGATGAAGAGGAGCTGAGGGGAGTCTTAGCTCACGAGATAGGTCATATTAAAAACAGGGACGTTCTTGTAGCCACTATGGCCGCCACTATAGCGGGAGCCATATCTTACCTAGTGAACATGCTCCAGTGGTCCCTCTTACTGGGTCATAGCAGGGAGAACGAGAATAACTCCGGTGCCTTAGGTATACTTCCCGCCATTCTGATGATAATAGTAACGCCCATAATAGCCACCATCATTCAGCTGGCCATATCGCGCTCCAGAGAGTATCTGGCTGACGAGACAGGTGCCAAGATATGCGGGTGTCCTCTTGCTCTTGCACGAGCCCTTGAAAAGATACACAACTACGTTTATAGCATACCTGCCGAGGTAAATCAAGGAACAGCACACCTCTTTATAGAAAATCCCCTTTCTGGACAAGGTATATGGGAACTCTTCTCCACACACCCCTCCACCGAGAAACGCATAGAGCGTCTCCATGAACTGGCCAGACGTATGGGTGTTTACTCTTGA